One Lepus europaeus isolate LE1 chromosome 7, mLepTim1.pri, whole genome shotgun sequence DNA segment encodes these proteins:
- the LOC133764008 gene encoding LOW QUALITY PROTEIN: zinc finger protein OZF-like (The sequence of the model RefSeq protein was modified relative to this genomic sequence to represent the inferred CDS: substituted 1 base at 1 genomic stop codon) — MPQHWPPEFSLNSCHSPSLPGNCTTKPDLIFQLERGAEPWMVEECLNQSLSGLKPEECNKCHTVYPPSGPDQLQAGEKFHNTKILGNSLQFCEPLAQHDNIHITKQPFGPTAQAKVFTRKMFCKSERVHMAENHNKSTVTFGKSHLINYQPIHTEEKLYKCLHCGKGFLWKSVLIVHQRIHTGEKPHKCNDCGKAFGRKSHLLIHQRIHTGHKPHECNDCGKAFTQKSHLIVHQRIHMGQKPHKCNDCGKAFGRKSCLIVHQRSHTGERPFECNDCGKAFGRKSCLIVHQRSHTGERPFECNDCGKAFGRKSNLVMHQRIHTGEKPHKCNDCGKAFGRKSDLIMHQRIHTGERLFECNDCGKTFGQKSHLIVHQRIHTGEKPHKCNDCGKAFGRKSHLLIHQRIHTGHKPHECNDCGKAFTQKSHLIVHQRIHTGHKPYECNDCGKAFTXKSHLIVHQRNHTGDKPLKCNDCGKAFGQNSCLILHQRIHMGIHTGQKPYESNECGKAFINHMS; from the exons atgccacaacattggcctccAGAGTTTTCTTTGAACTCCTGCCATTCACCTTCTCTCCCAG ggaactgtactaccaaacctgacttgatcttcCAGTTGGAGCGAGGAGCAGAGCCATGGATGGTGGAAGAATGCCTGAATCAGAGCCTTtcag GATTGAAGCCTGAGGAATGTAATAAATGTCACACTGTGTATCCCCCCAGTGGGCCTGATCAACTACAGGCTGGAGAGAAATTTCATAACACTAAGATACTTGGAAAttctctccagttctgtgagcctcTTGCTCAGCATGACAATATCCACATCacgaagcagccatttggacccACTGCACAAGCAAAAGTCTTCACAAGGAAGATGTTCTGTAAATCTGAGAGGGTTCATATGGCAGAAAACCATAATAAATCAACTGTCACTTTTGGAAAA tcacacctcataaacTATCAGCCAATTCACACAGAAGAGAAACTTTATAAATGCCTTCATTGTGGAAAAGGCTTTCTGTGGAAGTCAGTGCTGAtagtacaccagagaattcacacaggggagaaacctcataaatgtaatgactgtggaaaagcctttggacgaaagtcacacctcctcatacaccagagaattcacacagggcataaacctcatgaatgtaatgactgtggaaaagcctttacacaaaagtcacacctcatcgtacaccagagaattcacatggggcagaaacctcataaatgtaatgactgtggaaaagcctttggaagaaagtcatGCCTCATAGTAcaccagagaagtcacacaggggagagaccctttgaatgtaatgactgtggaaaagcctttggacgaaagtctTGCCTCATAGTAcaccagagaagtcacacaggggagagaccctttgaatgtaatgactgtggaaaagcctttggacgaaagtcaaaccttgtaatgcaccagagaattcacacaggagagaaacctcataaatgtaatgactgtggaaaagcctttggacgaaagtcagatctcataatgcaccagagaattcacacaggggagagactctttgaatgtaatgactgtggaaaaacctttggacaaaagtcacatCTCAttgtacaccagagaattcacacaggggagaaacctcataaatgtaatgactgtggaaaagcctttggacgaaagtcacacctcctcatacaccagagaattcacacagggcataaacctcatgaatgtaatgactgtggaaaagcctttacacaaaagtcacacctcatcgtacaccagagaattcacacagggcataaaccttatgaatgtaatgactgtggaaaagcctttacataaaagtcacacctcatcgtacaccagagaAATCACACAGGAGATAAACCTCTTaagtgtaatgactgtggaaaagcctttggacaaaattCATGCCTCAtattacaccagagaattcacatggg aattcacacagggcaaaaACCTTATGAatctaatgagtgtggaaaagcctttataaaTCATATGTCATAA